One Oryzomonas sagensis DNA segment encodes these proteins:
- a CDS encoding ammonia-forming cytochrome c nitrite reductase subunit c552: protein MQIKKLSMMLLGALSCAVLLNGCGASSKEAGILPSDVPKVDEALCAQCHSTGIDTVAGTKIYEAYLGTGHYKSGEVGCQDCHGGGSQHNGVGPLPYPDPSAAGKCFACHQNYLKYDHGHFFNYTAAAGNNGRPAVYVSLNYQKSCTSCHDPHLAENGVRNGEASTVTTTTAEPQTLTIGAAKGTEHKDWAETAGGHGDVNGPAFGEDFKFDADCNRCHTSTGFINYVNSGYAYPAPAWGTTGDKTKEVITCAACHTSYNFKNRVRQAPQVVAPYNSGKNPWTFPNASASNLCIACHSARENGNTVKALYGTFTSARVPSPHYLPAAGMMYISTGFKDFTTSSASYKTSATATTTYAKTLTIDSTSDSINGIAGGVTSTHRKLGTTAINGDSHNPSFFVAGTLDSNGPCVTCHLNGSGVPSRGSSHTLAINQDAINQVCSNCHTSEGGHAIATVTDFQTYFLEPQSESYQNAIKLAIDCLKTTYGITFTAPSTFKIGSKTVTDWTLGTHNQKFGQKLLGAAFNIRLLTNETAAYAHARSYTRRLVYDTIDFLDDGVMNQSVSTTATTKSATVGNPVYGLFGMGTAAYTDGTLTTLSPGTTESMIFLIGWSRSTGAWNSSTSGVSERP, encoded by the coding sequence ATGCAGATCAAGAAGTTAAGCATGATGTTGCTGGGCGCGTTGTCTTGTGCCGTATTATTGAACGGCTGCGGTGCCAGCAGCAAAGAAGCGGGCATACTCCCGAGTGATGTGCCCAAGGTCGACGAGGCTTTGTGCGCCCAGTGCCATAGCACGGGTATTGATACCGTGGCTGGAACAAAAATTTACGAAGCCTATTTGGGCACGGGACACTATAAAAGTGGCGAGGTCGGATGCCAGGATTGCCATGGTGGTGGCTCACAGCATAACGGTGTCGGCCCCCTGCCGTATCCCGACCCATCAGCGGCAGGTAAATGCTTTGCTTGCCACCAGAATTATCTGAAGTATGATCATGGTCATTTTTTCAATTACACAGCCGCAGCAGGAAACAATGGCAGGCCCGCTGTTTATGTAAGTTTGAACTACCAGAAATCCTGCACCAGCTGCCATGATCCGCATTTGGCTGAAAACGGTGTCCGGAATGGCGAAGCTTCCACCGTAACTACAACTACTGCGGAACCACAAACCCTTACCATAGGCGCAGCCAAGGGCACTGAGCATAAAGACTGGGCTGAAACCGCCGGTGGCCATGGTGATGTCAATGGACCCGCCTTTGGCGAGGACTTCAAATTTGATGCAGATTGTAACCGTTGCCACACCTCGACGGGCTTCATTAATTACGTGAATTCTGGTTATGCCTATCCTGCCCCTGCTTGGGGAACAACTGGCGACAAGACCAAAGAGGTCATTACCTGTGCAGCGTGCCACACGAGTTACAACTTTAAGAACAGGGTCCGCCAGGCTCCTCAGGTTGTGGCTCCTTACAACTCAGGTAAAAACCCATGGACCTTCCCGAATGCCAGTGCGTCCAACCTCTGTATCGCTTGCCATTCCGCTCGCGAAAACGGGAACACTGTCAAGGCGCTTTACGGCACGTTCACGTCTGCAAGAGTGCCGAGCCCCCATTATTTGCCGGCTGCAGGGATGATGTACATATCGACGGGTTTTAAAGACTTCACCACCTCAAGTGCTTCATATAAGACCAGTGCCACAGCGACCACTACGTACGCCAAGACATTGACCATTGACAGTACTTCAGATTCAATTAACGGGATCGCTGGCGGCGTGACCTCGACTCATCGCAAATTAGGCACAACCGCGATCAACGGCGACAGCCACAATCCGAGTTTCTTCGTTGCCGGCACGCTCGACTCCAATGGCCCCTGTGTAACCTGCCACCTTAATGGCAGTGGCGTTCCTAGCCGTGGTTCCAGCCATACCTTGGCAATTAATCAGGATGCAATCAACCAGGTATGCAGTAATTGCCATACGAGCGAAGGCGGACACGCTATTGCCACCGTGACGGATTTCCAGACGTACTTCCTTGAGCCGCAATCCGAATCGTATCAAAATGCCATTAAACTGGCGATTGACTGCCTTAAGACAACCTATGGCATCACCTTCACCGCACCGTCGACCTTCAAGATTGGTAGTAAGACGGTGACGGACTGGACTCTTGGGACGCACAACCAGAAATTCGGCCAGAAGCTGTTGGGAGCTGCATTCAACATCAGGCTCCTCACCAACGAAACTGCCGCCTACGCACATGCTCGTTCCTATACCCGTCGGCTTGTCTACGACACCATCGACTTCCTTGACGATGGCGTCATGAACCAATCGGTTAGCACAACGGCAACAACGAAGAGCGCTACAGTCGGCAATCCTGTCTATGGCTTGTTTGGCATGGGTACGGCTGCCTATACTGACGGTACCTTGACCACGTTGTCCCCCGGCACCACTGAAAGCATGATCTTCTTGATCGGGTGGAGCCGCAGTACCGGAGCGTGGAATAGCTCTACTTCCGGTGTTTCAGAACGTCCGTAA
- a CDS encoding cytochrome C, which yields MKRIVLILALLGFGLICLQQRSYADKKMSHAEYAKMAIKECNDCHKGEGIAPNHDADFVRGHRVLASRAGNNCSQCHAQAWCLDCHQGGGTGDDLSQSNAGRDYKPKSHRSGWLQIHPIKAQDNQQQCYRCHDQKYCTACHSKLPQAGLKSLGFKSHNSQAVNGNRWGMEHATEARRNLQACQTCHEDGNTCKKCHSSKTGVSPHPRGFKAGNYKDRSGGRVCLQCHTSGTF from the coding sequence GTGAAGCGAATTGTATTAATCCTGGCACTTCTCGGCTTCGGCCTGATCTGTTTACAGCAACGGTCGTACGCCGACAAGAAGATGTCTCACGCGGAATACGCCAAGATGGCGATCAAGGAATGCAACGATTGCCATAAAGGCGAAGGCATTGCGCCCAACCACGACGCCGACTTTGTCCGTGGTCACCGCGTCCTGGCGAGCAGGGCCGGCAACAACTGCAGCCAATGCCACGCCCAAGCCTGGTGTCTCGACTGTCACCAAGGTGGCGGCACGGGGGACGACCTGTCGCAGAGCAATGCTGGGCGCGACTACAAACCGAAGAGCCACCGGAGCGGCTGGCTGCAGATTCACCCGATCAAGGCTCAGGACAACCAGCAGCAATGCTATCGCTGCCATGACCAGAAATACTGCACGGCATGCCACAGCAAACTTCCCCAGGCCGGCCTGAAATCGCTGGGCTTCAAATCCCACAACAGCCAGGCGGTGAACGGGAACAGATGGGGCATGGAGCATGCCACCGAAGCGCGGCGGAACCTGCAGGCATGCCAGACGTGCCATGAAGACGGCAACACCTGCAAGAAATGTCACAGTTCGAAAACGGGTGTGAGCCCCCATCCGCGGGGCTTCAAGGCTGGCAACTACAAAGACAGAAGTGGCGGCAGGGTTTGCTTGCAGTGCCATACGTCGGGAACCTTTTAG